A region from the Streptomyces sp. 3214.6 genome encodes:
- a CDS encoding ABC transporter substrate-binding protein, which yields MGTSRNVERRTILKAAGATAATLGLAATTGCGGDSGTSADGTVTIRYAWWGGEPRTIAIKKTIALFEKKYPKIKIKPEFTDYEAFWEKFQTQASGGNPPDVFQNAVGFLRKYDKRGVLMDLKSQADAGNLSLENFRNGVLANGQVDGKQIGIPVGANTMSLVIDLKAFKKAGVEAKFGWTWDEYFAALQTIQDKAKIAGDTGYCAIMYLYDLYLRQNGKAFFTETDLGFTEADLTQWWEDGYKRVKSGLVADPKKIEQVKPKSGLSAGLAASEFTWDNFSIRYQGEGDSDYGLAPIPTMDGKQTGQYLGSLMLSAFSGTKHPKEVAQFIDFMVHDPEVGKIMGYDRGILATTEQYDAFKPTDPNNKGVAAYEDEVAKAGVLGKITPHPSGADVIEAAFLRIGGEVTQGKTKPADAAKALFSEAKAAFAG from the coding sequence GTGGGAACCAGCAGGAATGTTGAGAGGCGAACGATCCTGAAGGCTGCGGGGGCGACGGCGGCCACTCTGGGCCTGGCCGCGACCACGGGGTGCGGGGGAGACAGCGGGACTTCCGCGGACGGGACGGTGACGATCCGTTACGCGTGGTGGGGTGGCGAGCCGCGCACCATCGCCATCAAGAAGACGATCGCGCTCTTCGAGAAGAAGTACCCGAAGATCAAGATCAAGCCCGAATTCACCGACTACGAGGCGTTCTGGGAGAAGTTCCAGACCCAGGCCTCCGGCGGGAATCCGCCGGATGTTTTCCAGAATGCGGTCGGCTTTCTGCGCAAGTACGACAAGCGTGGCGTTCTGATGGATCTCAAGTCGCAGGCGGACGCGGGGAATCTGAGCCTGGAGAACTTCCGCAACGGCGTTCTGGCGAACGGTCAGGTCGACGGCAAGCAGATCGGCATACCCGTCGGCGCCAACACCATGTCGCTCGTCATCGACCTCAAGGCCTTCAAGAAGGCCGGCGTGGAGGCGAAGTTCGGCTGGACCTGGGACGAGTACTTCGCCGCGCTGCAGACGATCCAGGACAAGGCGAAGATCGCCGGTGACACCGGCTACTGCGCCATCATGTACCTCTACGACCTGTATCTGCGGCAGAACGGCAAGGCCTTCTTCACCGAGACCGATCTCGGCTTCACCGAGGCCGATCTGACGCAGTGGTGGGAGGACGGCTACAAGCGCGTGAAGTCCGGGCTGGTCGCCGACCCGAAGAAGATCGAGCAGGTCAAGCCGAAGTCCGGTCTCTCGGCGGGCCTCGCGGCGTCCGAGTTCACCTGGGACAACTTCTCCATCCGCTACCAGGGTGAGGGCGATTCGGACTACGGCCTCGCGCCGATCCCCACCATGGACGGCAAGCAGACCGGCCAGTACCTCGGCTCGCTGATGCTCAGTGCCTTCTCCGGGACCAAGCACCCCAAGGAAGTCGCCCAGTTCATCGACTTCATGGTCCACGACCCCGAGGTCGGCAAGATCATGGGCTACGACCGCGGCATCCTCGCCACCACCGAGCAGTACGACGCCTTCAAGCCGACCGACCCGAACAACAAGGGCGTCGCGGCCTACGAGGACGAGGTCGCCAAGGCCGGCGTCCTCGGGAAGATCACCCCGCATCCGTCCGGCGCGGACGTCATCGAGGCGGCCTTCCTGCGGATCGGCGGTGAGGTCACCCAGGGCAAGACCAAGCCGGCCGACGCCGCGAAGGCGCTGTTCAGCGAGGCCAAGGCCGCGTTCGCGGGCTGA
- a CDS encoding TIGR02611 family protein has translation MNTGSNEPGEAVVALDGAQPDGTAEEPHAQGLGSRAPEFVKARRMLHLSWQVGVFVIGLAVVAAGIVMLPLPGPGWVVIFGGMAIWATEFVWAQLVLRWTKRKVTEAAQRALDPKVRRRNIILTVVGLVIIGVLVGVYLWKFGLEMPWKIKDQ, from the coding sequence ATGAATACGGGGAGTAACGAGCCGGGTGAGGCGGTCGTGGCACTGGACGGGGCGCAGCCGGACGGGACGGCGGAGGAGCCGCACGCTCAGGGGCTCGGCTCCCGGGCGCCCGAGTTCGTCAAGGCGCGCCGCATGCTGCATCTGAGCTGGCAGGTCGGCGTCTTCGTGATCGGCCTCGCCGTGGTGGCCGCCGGCATCGTCATGCTGCCGCTGCCCGGTCCCGGCTGGGTCGTGATCTTCGGCGGCATGGCGATCTGGGCGACCGAGTTCGTCTGGGCCCAGCTGGTACTGCGCTGGACCAAGCGCAAAGTCACCGAGGCGGCACAGCGAGCCCTCGACCCGAAGGTGCGGCGCCGCAACATCATCCTGACCGTCGTCGGCTTGGTGATCATCGGCGTGCTCGTGGGTGTCTACCTGTGGAAGTTCGGCCTGGAGATGCCCTGGAAGATCAAGGACCAGTGA
- a CDS encoding carbohydrate ABC transporter permease — translation MSSATSPVTRPAHERRRIGSLAWHVGALLVLAVVLYPVIWVLGASFKPSKDIIASLDLLPTKPVWANFSGLADGISGLSITSFFTNSLMYAVLAVIGVVLSSSLTAYAFAKIRFAGRNLLFTLMIGTLLLPYHVLLIPQYVLFRNLGYIDTLVPLVAGKFLATEAFFVFLMVQFMRGLPRELDEAAKLDGCGHLRTYWSIVLPLSRPAIITSAIFTFINAWNDFMGPLIYLNTPSKYTVSLGLMMFRDQEGISNYGSMIAMSLVALVPVIAFFMAFQRYLIDGMATSGLKG, via the coding sequence GTGAGCAGTGCCACCAGCCCCGTCACGCGCCCCGCGCACGAGCGGCGGCGCATCGGATCCCTCGCCTGGCACGTGGGCGCGCTCCTTGTGCTCGCGGTCGTCCTCTATCCGGTGATCTGGGTGCTCGGCGCCTCGTTCAAGCCGAGCAAGGACATCATCGCCAGCCTCGACCTGCTGCCCACCAAACCGGTCTGGGCGAACTTCTCCGGGCTCGCCGACGGCATCTCCGGCCTCTCCATCACCAGCTTCTTCACCAACTCGCTGATGTACGCGGTCCTGGCCGTGATCGGTGTGGTGCTCTCCAGCTCGCTGACGGCGTACGCCTTCGCCAAGATCCGCTTCGCCGGGCGGAACCTGCTGTTCACGCTGATGATCGGCACACTGCTGCTGCCGTACCACGTGCTGCTCATCCCGCAGTACGTGCTGTTCCGTAACCTCGGCTACATCGACACGCTCGTGCCGCTCGTCGCGGGGAAGTTCCTGGCCACGGAGGCGTTCTTCGTCTTCCTGATGGTGCAGTTCATGCGCGGGCTGCCGCGGGAGCTGGACGAGGCCGCCAAGCTCGACGGCTGCGGGCATCTGAGGACCTACTGGTCCATCGTGCTTCCGCTGTCCCGCCCCGCCATCATCACCAGCGCCATCTTCACCTTCATCAACGCGTGGAACGACTTCATGGGGCCGTTGATCTACCTCAACACCCCGTCCAAGTACACCGTGTCGCTCGGCCTGATGATGTTCCGCGACCAGGAGGGCATCTCCAACTACGGCAGCATGATCGCGATGTCGCTGGTGGCGCTGGTGCCGGTCATCGCCTTCTTCATGGCCTTCCAGCGCTATCTCATCGACGGTATGGCGACCTCCGGATTGAAGGGCTGA
- a CDS encoding carbohydrate ABC transporter permease: protein MTLVKEAPARPAKKRSAAPAAGRRGRRRENLAGYLFMSPWIAGFLLLTAGPMIASLYYAFTSYNLFTPPKWVGLDNFTTMFQDPRWQKSVEVTLKYVVVATPLKLLLALGVALLLAQKRRGQALYRAAFYMPSLIGASVSVGFVWRALFSDDAVVDRTQKIFGLDVGGWIGNPDYVLYALVALSIWQFGAPMVIFLAGLKQVPQELYEAAEMDGAGPFRRFWNITLPMISPVLFFNVLLESIHAFQVFGSAYVVSDTRCGPADATLVYTCYLYQKGFKEAQMGFASAMAWTLVVAVALVTAVLFWSQKKWVHYEEAAK from the coding sequence ATGACGCTCGTCAAGGAAGCGCCCGCGCGCCCGGCGAAGAAGCGGTCCGCCGCTCCTGCCGCCGGGCGGCGCGGGCGGCGCCGCGAGAACCTCGCCGGCTACCTGTTCATGTCGCCGTGGATCGCGGGGTTCCTGCTGCTCACGGCGGGACCGATGATCGCGTCGCTCTACTACGCGTTCACCAGCTACAACCTGTTCACGCCGCCCAAGTGGGTGGGGCTCGACAACTTCACGACGATGTTCCAGGACCCGCGCTGGCAGAAGTCGGTCGAGGTCACCCTGAAGTACGTCGTCGTGGCCACCCCGCTGAAGCTGCTCCTCGCGCTCGGAGTGGCGCTGCTGCTGGCGCAGAAGCGGCGTGGACAGGCCCTGTACCGGGCCGCGTTCTACATGCCGTCGCTCATCGGCGCCAGCGTCTCCGTGGGCTTCGTGTGGCGGGCGCTGTTCTCCGACGACGCCGTCGTGGACCGTACGCAGAAGATCTTCGGGCTCGACGTCGGCGGCTGGATCGGCAACCCGGACTACGTCCTGTACGCCCTGGTGGCGCTGAGCATCTGGCAGTTCGGCGCGCCCATGGTCATCTTCCTGGCCGGCCTCAAGCAGGTCCCGCAGGAACTGTACGAGGCCGCCGAGATGGACGGGGCCGGTCCGTTCCGGCGGTTCTGGAACATCACGCTGCCGATGATTTCCCCAGTCCTCTTCTTCAATGTGCTGCTGGAGTCCATCCACGCGTTCCAGGTGTTCGGCTCGGCGTATGTCGTCTCCGACACCCGGTGCGGGCCCGCCGACGCCACGCTCGTCTACACCTGTTACCTCTACCAGAAGGGCTTCAAGGAGGCCCAGATGGGCTTCGCCTCCGCGATGGCCTGGACGTTGGTGGTCGCGGTGGCGCTCGTCACGGCGGTCCTGTTCTGGTCGCAGAAGAAGTGGGTGCACTACGAGGAGGCCGCCAAGTGA
- a CDS encoding CGNR zinc finger domain-containing protein, whose amino-acid sequence MLITHDTRCALDAVVDLVNTAPEDDTAPDALPDVAALENFVRTHDFSDVGVLSEFDLSAVRRVRGRFAAIFSASDPRTAAGLINELVAAAGTTPRLTDHDGYDWHVHYFAPGASVADHLAADCGMALAFFVVAGEQERLRRCEAPDCRRAFVDLSRNRSRRYCDSRTCGNRLHVAAYRARRKEAAG is encoded by the coding sequence GTGCTGATCACCCACGACACCCGGTGTGCGCTCGATGCCGTGGTGGATCTGGTGAACACCGCACCGGAGGACGACACGGCCCCGGACGCGCTACCGGATGTCGCCGCCCTCGAGAATTTCGTACGAACGCACGATTTCAGTGACGTCGGCGTGCTCTCCGAGTTCGACCTGTCGGCGGTGCGCAGGGTCCGCGGGCGGTTCGCCGCGATCTTCTCGGCCTCGGATCCCCGCACCGCCGCCGGTCTGATCAACGAGCTGGTCGCTGCCGCGGGCACCACGCCGCGCCTCACCGATCACGACGGCTATGACTGGCATGTGCACTACTTCGCACCGGGTGCCTCGGTCGCCGACCATCTGGCGGCCGACTGCGGGATGGCGCTGGCGTTCTTCGTGGTGGCCGGGGAGCAGGAGCGGCTGCGGCGCTGCGAGGCCCCGGACTGTCGACGCGCGTTCGTCGACCTCTCCCGCAACCGGTCCCGCCGGTACTGCGACAGTCGCACCTGCGGCAACCGCCTCCATGTGGCCGCCTACCGGGCGCGCCGCAAGGAGGCCGCGGGCTGA
- a CDS encoding chorismate-binding protein, with protein sequence MLDLPPLARFGGRVATGLLDVTSDPAALDSAGFWAVCADFEGRLTCARFADVREEPVPAPVPGAWRGPAAGDWTSSLDRAGYTAGVRRIREHIAAGEVYQANLCRVLTAPVAADADVDALTALLARGNPAPYAGTIRLPAHGIETATASPELFLRRAGRVVESGPIKGTGRTEADLLDKDYAENVMIVDLVRNDIGRVCATGSVSVPELCTVEKHPGLVHLVSTVRGELRDGAGWPHLLDAAFPPGSVTGAPKSSALGIIDALETAPRGPYCGGIGWVDADRGTGELAVGIRTFWIDRAADGAAVLRFGTGAGITWGSDPEAEWEETELKASRLLAVASGAYEVSEGTLT encoded by the coding sequence GTGCTCGACCTCCCTCCGCTCGCCCGTTTCGGTGGCCGCGTGGCCACCGGCCTTCTCGACGTCACCAGCGATCCCGCGGCCCTCGACTCCGCCGGTTTCTGGGCCGTTTGCGCCGACTTCGAGGGCCGTTTGACCTGCGCACGCTTCGCCGATGTACGCGAGGAGCCGGTGCCCGCTCCGGTGCCGGGGGCGTGGCGGGGGCCCGCGGCCGGTGACTGGACGTCCTCCCTCGACCGCGCCGGGTACACGGCCGGGGTGCGCCGCATCCGCGAGCACATCGCCGCCGGTGAGGTGTACCAGGCCAACCTCTGCCGCGTCCTGACCGCTCCCGTGGCGGCCGACGCCGACGTGGACGCGCTCACCGCCCTGCTGGCCCGGGGCAACCCGGCACCGTATGCAGGAACGATTCGGCTGCCTGCCCACGGCATAGAGACGGCCACCGCCTCCCCCGAGCTCTTCCTGCGCCGTGCCGGGCGGGTCGTCGAGTCCGGGCCCATCAAGGGCACCGGGCGCACCGAGGCGGACCTCCTCGACAAGGACTACGCCGAGAACGTGATGATCGTGGACCTCGTCCGCAACGACATCGGGCGGGTCTGCGCCACCGGCAGCGTGAGCGTTCCCGAGCTGTGCACCGTCGAGAAGCATCCGGGCCTGGTCCACCTCGTGTCCACGGTCCGCGGTGAGCTGCGCGACGGCGCCGGCTGGCCGCACCTGCTCGACGCCGCCTTCCCGCCCGGCTCGGTCACCGGCGCCCCCAAGTCCAGCGCCCTCGGCATCATCGACGCCCTGGAGACGGCGCCCCGCGGCCCCTACTGCGGCGGCATCGGCTGGGTCGACGCCGACCGAGGGACGGGCGAGCTGGCCGTCGGCATCCGCACCTTCTGGATCGACCGCGCCGCCGACGGCGCGGCCGTGCTGCGCTTCGGCACCGGCGCCGGCATCACCTGGGGTTCCGACCCCGAGGCCGAGTGGGAGGAGACCGAGCTGAAGGCGTCCCGGCTGCTCGCGGTAGCGTCGGGAGCGTACGAGGTGAGTGAAGGGACGCTTACGTGA
- a CDS encoding DsbA family protein: MSDSSPTSSPTRAVVLDVWCELQCPDCRGALDDLRALRERYGDRLELRLRHFPLEKHQHAFAAAQAAEEALEQGQGWPYVEAVLGRVADLDRAGEPFLVEVAGELGLDAEEFDTALIDGRHILIVDADQAEGKAIGVTGTPTYVIGGERLDGGKSQEGLRERIEEIADRLLAEQA; this comes from the coding sequence ATGAGCGACTCGTCCCCGACCTCCTCCCCCACCCGTGCCGTCGTCCTCGACGTCTGGTGCGAGCTGCAGTGCCCGGACTGCCGTGGCGCCCTCGACGATCTGCGCGCCCTGCGCGAGCGGTACGGCGACCGGCTGGAGCTGCGGTTGCGGCACTTCCCGCTGGAGAAGCACCAGCACGCCTTCGCCGCCGCGCAGGCCGCCGAGGAGGCTTTGGAGCAGGGGCAGGGGTGGCCGTACGTCGAGGCCGTGCTGGGCCGGGTGGCGGACCTGGACCGTGCGGGGGAGCCCTTCCTGGTCGAGGTCGCCGGTGAACTCGGGCTCGACGCCGAGGAGTTCGACACCGCGCTCATCGACGGCCGGCACATCCTGATCGTGGACGCCGACCAGGCCGAAGGCAAGGCGATCGGCGTCACCGGGACCCCGACGTACGTCATCGGCGGTGAGCGTCTCGACGGCGGCAAGAGCCAGGAGGGACTGCGGGAGCGGATCGAGGAGATCGCCGACCGGCTGCTGGCCGAACAGGCGTAA
- a CDS encoding exo-rhamnogalacturonan lyase family protein: MSPIPRRSLLKAAAAAGTAAQFSWALGAKDAEAAPRDAAADADPVTLDWLEDGGLGAAPGSTLGVPWPMGAYQEDQTFALTDADGRDVPVQSWPLAYWPDGSLKWTAHAVGSGSGKLTLAAGAPAAPAKKVTVDRSGGTIDVSTGVITAKIGKSGATLIKSVTRGSTEIAKNGRLVLIRQPEIEDEDQGTVRTERFEGAIDGVSVEQSGPVRAVVRIDGKHRKGSRSWLPFSIRLYFYAGADSFRMVHTITYDGKQEPGKASGDFIRGLGVRFTVPMRDESYDRHIRIGGEGTGLLREAVKGITGLRRDPGAAVQAAQYAGQKLPDPATWDQRVTTRLQYIPEWGDYTLSQLSADGFTLRKRTKKGYGWIGAGGGKRASGFGYVGGVSGGFSFGLRDFWEKHPSQLDIRDAHTDEAEVTLWLWSPEAQPMDLRFYHDGMGQDTFPEQLEGLNITYEDYEPGFGTPYGIARTSELLFWANESTPAPEKLAEQVEAVRVLPQLAAPPKQLIKAKVFGPGLYSEPDRSTPAKAKIEDHLDFLFTYYKDQVEQRRWYGFWDYGDIMHTYDTVRHQWRYDIGGYAWDNSELSPDLWLWFAYLRSGRSDIFRFAEAMTRHTGEVDVYHLGQWAGLGTRHGVQHYADSAKQQRIANTTYRRYYYFLTGDERVGDLMHANVDSDETFLALDPLRKIRTEPYTPDRHALSIGFGTDWSGLVSAWLTEWERKGPKWEKAKARVLSTMETIGAQPNGFVQGSGLYDLDTGRFAVASGPVVGVSHLSAVFGLNELCAELIHLVDMPKFKEAYLDYCRYFNATKAEQAARYGTNFGTLLLFQGHSRLDAYAAVQTGDASLAKRAWTKFYSSDGYTESSPWKTEKLSGPATLVAGSEAAWVSTNDTALYGLAAIENLALLGDKMP; the protein is encoded by the coding sequence ATGTCTCCCATCCCCCGCAGGTCCCTCCTCAAGGCGGCGGCCGCCGCCGGCACCGCCGCACAGTTCAGCTGGGCGCTAGGGGCGAAGGACGCCGAGGCCGCGCCGAGAGACGCGGCGGCGGACGCCGATCCGGTGACCCTGGACTGGCTGGAGGACGGCGGCCTCGGCGCCGCCCCCGGCTCCACGCTCGGCGTGCCCTGGCCCATGGGCGCCTACCAGGAGGATCAGACCTTCGCGCTGACCGACGCCGACGGCCGTGACGTTCCCGTACAGTCCTGGCCGCTCGCGTACTGGCCGGACGGCTCCCTCAAGTGGACGGCCCACGCGGTCGGTTCGGGCTCCGGCAAGCTCACCCTGGCCGCCGGCGCGCCGGCCGCGCCCGCCAAGAAGGTCACCGTCGACAGGAGCGGCGGCACCATCGACGTGTCGACGGGGGTCATCACCGCGAAGATCGGCAAGTCCGGGGCGACCCTCATCAAGTCCGTCACCCGTGGCTCCACCGAGATCGCCAAGAACGGCCGTCTGGTCCTGATCCGCCAGCCCGAGATCGAGGACGAGGACCAGGGCACCGTCAGGACCGAGCGCTTCGAGGGCGCCATCGACGGGGTGAGCGTCGAGCAGTCGGGCCCGGTCCGCGCGGTCGTCCGCATCGACGGCAAGCACCGCAAGGGCAGCCGCAGCTGGCTCCCGTTCTCCATCCGCCTGTACTTCTACGCGGGCGCCGACTCCTTCCGCATGGTGCACACCATCACCTACGACGGGAAGCAGGAGCCCGGCAAGGCGAGCGGCGACTTCATCCGGGGCCTCGGCGTCCGCTTCACCGTCCCGATGCGCGACGAGTCCTACGACCGTCACATCCGCATCGGCGGCGAGGGCACCGGCCTGCTGCGCGAGGCCGTCAAGGGCATCACAGGACTGCGCCGCGACCCCGGCGCGGCAGTGCAGGCCGCCCAGTACGCGGGCCAGAAGCTGCCCGACCCGGCCACCTGGGACCAGCGGGTCACCACCCGCCTCCAATACATCCCCGAGTGGGGCGACTACACCCTCTCCCAGCTCTCCGCCGACGGCTTCACCCTGCGCAAGCGCACCAAGAAGGGCTACGGCTGGATCGGCGCAGGAGGCGGCAAGCGGGCCTCGGGCTTCGGCTACGTCGGCGGGGTCAGCGGCGGATTCTCCTTCGGCCTGCGGGACTTCTGGGAGAAGCACCCGAGCCAGCTCGACATCCGTGACGCCCACACCGACGAGGCCGAGGTCACCCTCTGGCTCTGGTCGCCCGAGGCACAGCCCATGGACCTGCGCTTCTACCACGACGGCATGGGCCAGGACACCTTCCCCGAGCAGCTCGAAGGCCTCAACATCACCTACGAGGACTACGAGCCCGGCTTCGGCACCCCCTACGGGATCGCCCGTACCTCCGAACTCCTCTTCTGGGCCAACGAGTCGACACCCGCCCCCGAGAAACTCGCCGAACAGGTCGAGGCCGTCCGGGTGCTGCCGCAGCTCGCCGCCCCGCCCAAGCAGCTCATCAAGGCCAAGGTCTTCGGCCCCGGCCTGTACTCCGAGCCCGACCGCTCCACCCCGGCCAAGGCGAAGATCGAGGACCACCTCGACTTCCTCTTCACCTACTACAAGGACCAGGTGGAGCAGCGCCGCTGGTACGGCTTCTGGGACTACGGCGACATCATGCACACCTACGACACCGTCCGGCACCAGTGGCGCTACGACATCGGCGGCTATGCCTGGGACAACTCCGAGCTGTCGCCCGACCTGTGGCTGTGGTTCGCCTACCTGCGCTCCGGCCGCTCGGACATCTTCCGCTTCGCCGAGGCGATGACCCGGCACACCGGCGAGGTCGACGTCTACCACCTCGGCCAGTGGGCGGGCCTGGGCACCCGGCACGGCGTCCAGCACTACGCCGACAGCGCCAAGCAGCAGCGCATCGCCAACACCACCTACCGCCGCTACTACTACTTCCTCACCGGCGACGAGCGGGTCGGCGACCTCATGCACGCCAACGTCGACTCCGACGAGACGTTCCTCGCCCTGGACCCGCTGCGCAAGATCCGCACCGAGCCCTACACACCCGACCGGCACGCCCTGTCGATCGGCTTCGGCACCGACTGGAGCGGTCTGGTGTCGGCGTGGCTGACCGAGTGGGAGCGCAAGGGCCCCAAGTGGGAGAAGGCCAAGGCCCGCGTCCTGTCCACCATGGAGACCATCGGCGCCCAGCCCAACGGCTTCGTACAGGGCAGTGGCCTGTACGACCTCGACACCGGCAGGTTCGCGGTTGCTTCCGGGCCCGTCGTCGGCGTCTCGCACCTGTCCGCCGTCTTCGGCCTCAACGAGCTGTGCGCCGAGCTCATCCACCTGGTCGACATGCCGAAGTTCAAGGAGGCCTACCTCGACTACTGCCGCTACTTCAACGCCACCAAGGCGGAACAGGCGGCCCGCTACGGCACCAACTTCGGCACCCTGCTGCTCTTCCAGGGCCACTCGCGCCTCGACGCGTACGCCGCCGTCCAGACCGGCGACGCTTCGCTCGCCAAGCGGGCGTGGACGAAGTTCTACAGCTCCGACGGCTACACGGAGTCCTCGCCGTGGAAGACGGAGAAGCTGAGCGGCCCCGCCACCCTGGTCGCGGGCAGCGAGGCCGCCTGGGTGTCCACCAACGACACCGCGCTCTACGGCCTCGCCGCCATCGAGAACCTCGCCCTCCTCGGCGACAAGATGCCGTAG
- a CDS encoding aminotransferase class IV, translating into MKIWLDGGLQDIESARVSVFDHGLTVGDGIFETVKAVDGTTFALTRHLDRLTRSARGLGLPDPDHDEVRRACAAVLAANPMPLGRLRITYTGGHGPLGSDRGDQGPTLVVALGETVRRADSTAVVTVPWTRNERGALTGLKTTSYAENVVALARAHQHGATEALFANTVGRLCEGTGSNVFVVLDGEIHTPPLASGCLAGITRELTVEWTGAKETDLPLDVLERADEVFLTSTLRDVQAVHRVDDRELPGTPGPVTAKAMRIFAERTGDDLDP; encoded by the coding sequence GTGAAGATCTGGCTCGACGGCGGGCTGCAGGACATCGAGTCCGCCCGTGTCTCCGTCTTCGACCACGGGCTGACCGTGGGCGACGGCATCTTCGAGACGGTCAAGGCGGTGGACGGCACGACGTTCGCGCTCACCCGCCACCTCGACCGGCTGACCCGCTCCGCACGCGGCCTCGGCCTGCCCGACCCCGACCACGACGAGGTCCGTCGCGCCTGCGCCGCCGTCCTGGCGGCCAACCCGATGCCGCTGGGTCGGCTGCGCATCACCTACACCGGAGGCCACGGCCCCCTAGGCTCCGACCGCGGCGACCAGGGGCCCACCCTCGTCGTCGCCCTCGGCGAGACCGTCCGGCGCGCCGACTCCACGGCCGTGGTCACGGTGCCCTGGACCCGCAACGAACGCGGTGCGCTCACCGGCCTGAAGACGACCTCGTACGCCGAGAACGTCGTCGCCCTGGCCCGTGCCCACCAGCACGGCGCCACCGAGGCGCTGTTCGCCAACACGGTCGGACGGCTCTGCGAGGGCACCGGGTCCAATGTCTTCGTCGTCCTGGACGGCGAGATCCACACCCCGCCGCTCGCCTCCGGCTGCCTCGCGGGCATTACCCGTGAGCTGACCGTCGAGTGGACCGGCGCCAAGGAGACCGACCTTCCGCTGGACGTCCTGGAGCGGGCGGACGAGGTGTTCCTCACCTCCACCCTGCGCGACGTCCAGGCCGTCCACCGCGTCGACGACCGCGAACTGCCGGGCACGCCGGGGCCGGTGACCGCCAAGGCGATGCGGATCTTCGCCGAGCGGACCGGGGACGACCTCGACCCGTAG
- a CDS encoding SsgA family sporulation/cell division regulator produces MNTTVSCELHLRLVVSSESSLPVPAGLRYDTADPYAVHATFHTGAEETVEWVFARDLLAEGLHRPTGTGDVRVWPSRSHGQGVVCIALSSPEGEALLEAPARALESFLKRTDAAVPPGTEHRHFDLDQELSHILAES; encoded by the coding sequence ATGAACACCACGGTCAGCTGCGAGCTGCACCTGCGCCTCGTTGTGTCGAGCGAGTCCTCCCTGCCTGTCCCCGCAGGCCTGCGGTACGACACGGCCGACCCCTACGCCGTGCACGCCACCTTCCACACCGGAGCCGAGGAGACCGTCGAGTGGGTGTTCGCCCGCGACCTCCTCGCCGAGGGCCTGCACCGGCCCACGGGAACCGGCGACGTCCGTGTCTGGCCGTCGCGCAGCCACGGTCAGGGCGTCGTCTGCATCGCCCTGAGCTCTCCTGAGGGCGAGGCCCTGCTCGAAGCCCCGGCGCGGGCCCTGGAGTCCTTCCTGAAGCGGACGGACGCGGCCGTGCCCCCGGGCACGGAACACCGGCACTTCGATCTCGATCAGGAGCTCTCGCACATCCTGGCGGAAAGCTAG
- a CDS encoding GNAT family N-acetyltransferase, with protein sequence MTTTLRPTEPLQRDADGALSRHYRVCVNSRPVGAVHLLTSQAFGPGVAGIEDLRIEEPDRGRGRGTVAALAAEEVARGWGCKRIDVRVPADAQAALRLATALGYVHRNRGMEKPLGATAPGLPEGSRARPMTESEYGAWFERGLAEYARVWQERGVPEDEAWAKSRRDHELLLPQGLATENMLFSVLEHEGTRVGTLWVSLVGDRAFVFNVEADAAFRGRGHGRSLMMLAEAQAIAAGKRLLGLNVFADNTPAERLYESLGYVPVSYSMYKNLL encoded by the coding sequence ATGACCACGACTCTGCGGCCGACCGAGCCGCTTCAGCGCGACGCCGACGGGGCCCTGTCACGCCACTATCGAGTGTGTGTGAACAGCCGTCCCGTCGGAGCGGTCCACCTCTTGACGTCCCAGGCCTTCGGGCCCGGCGTCGCCGGGATCGAAGACCTCCGCATCGAGGAACCGGACCGCGGGCGCGGCCGGGGCACGGTGGCCGCGCTGGCCGCCGAGGAGGTGGCCCGCGGCTGGGGCTGCAAGCGGATCGACGTCAGGGTGCCCGCCGACGCGCAGGCCGCGCTGCGCCTGGCGACGGCACTCGGCTACGTTCATCGCAACCGCGGCATGGAGAAGCCCCTCGGCGCCACCGCCCCCGGGCTGCCCGAGGGCAGCCGGGCGAGGCCGATGACGGAATCCGAGTACGGCGCCTGGTTCGAGCGCGGCCTCGCGGAGTACGCCCGGGTCTGGCAGGAGCGCGGGGTGCCCGAGGACGAGGCGTGGGCCAAGTCGCGACGGGATCATGAACTACTGCTGCCGCAGGGTCTGGCAACGGAGAACATGCTGTTCAGCGTCCTGGAGCACGAGGGCACCCGGGTCGGCACCCTCTGGGTGTCGCTCGTCGGCGACAGGGCGTTCGTGTTCAACGTCGAGGCCGACGCGGCCTTCCGGGGCCGGGGCCACGGGCGTTCCTTGATGATGCTGGCCGAGGCCCAGGCGATAGCGGCCGGCAAGCGGCTCCTGGGTCTCAACGTCTTCGCCGACAACACCCCGGCCGAGCGGCTGTACGAGTCGCTCGGGTATGTGCCGGTGAGCTACTCGATGTACAAGAACCTGCTCTGA